The Streptomyces sp. M92 nucleotide sequence AAGTCGACCTCGCAGGAAGAGATCATCTCCGCCATCACGGGCGCCACGGAGAACGCCGTGACCCGTCGTGCGGCGCGCACCAATGGGGAGATCAAGAAGTGAGCATCGACAAGACCTCCACGCCCGCCGAGGACAAGACGGCGGAGAACCCCGCCGTGGCCTCCGGCGCGGCCACCGCGGTCGACCCGCGGCTGCTGGTGCGCGAGCAGGGATTCGCGGGCTACCTCGGCGAGTTCAAGCGGAAGATGAAGGCGGGCGACCTCGGGTCCATCCCGGTCGTCGCCGGCCTGCTGATCATCTGGGCCATCTTCACCAGCCTGAACTCCAACTTCCTCACCGCCGGCAACTTCTCCAACATGTCGGTCACCATGGTCGGCACGGGCATGATCGCCATCGGCATCGTGTTCGTCCTGCTGCTCGGCGAGATCGACCTGTCGGTCGGCTCGGTCAGCGGTGTCGCGGGCGCCACCTTCGCCGTGCTGAACATCACGCACGGCATGAACGAGGTCCTGGCCCTGGTCCTGGCCATCCTCACCGGCACCGTGGCGGGCGCCATCCACGGCTTCTTCTTCGCCCGCATCGGCGTCCCCGCCTTCGCCGTGACACTGGCCGGCCTGCTGTTCTGGCAGGGCTTCATGCTGCAGATACTCGGCAGCAACGGCACCATCAACCTGAACAGCGACGGCCTCGTCGTCAAGCTGACCAGCTACTACTTCAGCGACGTGGCCGCCGCCTACGGCCTGGCGATCGTCGTGACGGCCGGGTACTTCGTCTCCGCCTTCTTCGACAACCGCCGCCGCGCCGCCGCCGGGGTGCCGTCCCGGCCGCTGAACGAGGTCATCGTCCGCACGGTGCTGCTCGCCGTGCTGGCCTTCGCCGTGGCGATCGTCTTCAACCAGTACAAGGGCCTGCCGCTGGCCGTGGTGATCTTCCTGGCCTTCCTGCTGCTGACGGACTTCGTGCTGCGCCGTACCTCCTACGGCCGCAAGGTCTTCGCGCTCGGCGGCAGCGTCGAGGCGTCCCGCCGAGCCGGCATCAACGTGGAGCTGGTCCGGATCTCGGTCTTCGCGATCGCCGGCACCTTCGCCGCGATCGGCGGCCTGTTCGTCGCGTCGAAGATCGCCTCCGCCAACCAGGGCGCGGGCACCGGTGAGTTCCTGATGAACGTCATCGCCGCGGCCGTGATCGGCGGCACGTCCCTCTTCGGCGGCCGCGGCCGCACCTGGGACGCGCTGCTCGGCGTGATGGTCATCGTCTCCATCCAGTACGGCCTCGCCCTGGAGGGCATCGCCTCGCCGGTCCAGTACATGATCACCGGTGGCGTGCTGCTGGCGACCGTCGTCATCGACGCGGTCACCCGCAAGACGCAGAAGACGGCCGGCCGCGCCTAGAAGGCGCCCAGCGCGCCCGTCGCAGCCGACCCACCGCCCGCCCGGGCTGAGCCCCCGGGCGGGCGGTCCGTCGTCCACCCGCCGACCGGGACGGCGGGCGGACCGCGCGCCCGGGACGTAGAAGTCGTAGAACAGGTTCCGGATGGGTAAGGCCGAACGCGTGACGTACGACGCACCGCCCGGACACGTTCCACCGGAGCGGAACATTAGACTCGACGAGCCCGGCAACAGCTCTACTGCAAGGAGGCACGGGTGCCGCTGCTGACCCGCATCACGGGACCGCGCGATCTGGACCGGCTCAGCCTGGAAGAGCTGGGCCGGCTGGCAGAGGAGATCCGCACCTTCCTCGTCGACGCCGTCTCCAAGACCGGCGGCCACCTCGGCCCCAACCTCGGCGTGGTGGAGCTCACCCTCGCCCTGCACCGCGTCTTCGACTCGCCGAAGGACAAGGTGCTCTGGGACACCGGCCACCAGTCCTACGTGCACAAGCTGCTCACCGGACGCCAGGACTTCTCGAAGCTGAAGATGAAGGGCGGCCTGTCCGGCTACCCCTCGCAGGCGGAGTCCGAGCACGACGTCATCGAGAACAGCCACGCCTCCACCGTCCTCGGCTGGGCCGACGGCATCGCCAAGGCCAACCAGGTCCTGGACCGCGACGACCACGTCGTCGCCGTCATCGGTGACGGCGCCCTCACCGGCGGCATGGCCTGGGAGGCGCTGAACAACATCGCCGCCGCCAAGGACCGGCCCCTCGTCATCGTCGTCAACGACAACGAGCGCTCCTACGCCCCCACCATCGGCGGCCTCGCCAACCACCTGGCGACCCTGCGCACCACCGACGGCTACGAACGCTTCCTGGCCCGCACCAAGGAGGTCCTGGAGCGCACCCCGGTCGTCGGCCGCCCGCTCTACGACACCCTGCACGGCGCCAAGAAGGGCCTGAAGGACTTCATCGCCCCGCAGGGCATGTTCGAGGACCTCGGCCTCAAGTACGTCGGTCCGATCGACGGCCACGACCTGGAGGCCCTGGAGTCCGCCCTCACCCGCGCCAAGCGCTTCGGCGGCCCGGTCATCGTGCACTGCCTCACCGAGAAGGGCCGCGGCTACCAGCCCGCCCTGGCGGACGAGGCCGACCGCTTCCACGCCGTCGGCAAGATCCACCCCGACACCGGCCTGCCCATTTCCACCTCCGGCGCCGACTGGACCAGCGTCTTCGGCGACGAGATGCTGAAGCTCGGCCGGGAGCGCGAGGACGTCGTCGCCATCACCGCGGCCATGCTCCAGCCGGTCGGCCTCGACAAGTTCGCCAAGGCATTCCCGGACCGCGTCTACGACGTCGGCATCGCCGAGCAGCACGGCGCCGTCTCCGCGGCCGGCCTCGCCCACGGCGGTGTCCACCCGGTCTTCGCCGTGTACGCCACCTTCCTCAACCGCGCCTTCGACCAGGTGCTGATGGACGTGGCCCTGCACAAGTGCGGCGTGACGTTCGTGCTGGACCGGGCCGGCGTCACCGGCACCGACGGCGCCTCCCACAACGGCATGTGGGACATGTCGATCCTCCAGGTCGTCCCCGGCCTCCGGCTCGCCGCCCCGCGCGACGCCGACCAGGTCCGCGCCCAGCTGCGCGAGGCCGTCGAGGCGGACGACGCGCCCACCGTGGTCCGCTTCTCCAAGGGCGCCGTCGGCCCCGCCGTACCGGCCGTCGGCCGCGTCGGCGGCATGGACGTGCTGCGCGCCCCGGGCACCGACGACCCGGACGTCCTCCTGGTCTCCGTGGGCGCCCTCGCCCCGATGTGCCTGGAGGTGGCGGACCTGTTGGACAAGCAGGGCATCTCCACCACCGTCGTCGACCCGCGCTGGGTCAAGCCCGTCGACGAGGCCATGGCCCCGCTCGCCGAGCGCCACCGCGTCGTCGTCACCGTCGAGGACAACTCGCGCGTCGGCGGTGTCGGCTCCGCAGTCGCCCAGGCGCTGCGCGACGCGGGCGTGGACGTGCCGCTGCGCGACTTCGGCATCCCGCCGCGCTTCCTCGACCACGCCTCGCGCGCCGAGGTCCTCGCCGAGATCGGCCTCACCGCGCCGGACATCGCCCGTCAGGTCACCGGCCTGGTCGCCAAGCTCGACGGCCGCTACGAGCGCACGGGCGCCGACGTGGACTCGGTGGAGGCCGCGCGCGACTGACCGACGCGATCGAGGTACGGCCGGATGGGCAGGTTTCTCCACTCGTTGCAGTGGTGAAACCTGCCCATCCGTATGAATCCGCTCACGCCGGGGCATACGCAGTACGCCCCCCTCTCGATCATGTCGGGGACGACAAGCGTCGGAGGTACGCGTGAGCAGCAGCAGTCTCTTCAGGACCAAGAAGATCGAGCAGTCCATCCGTGACACGGAGGAACCGGAGCACGCGCTCAAGAAGTCCCTGTCCGCCCTGGACCTGACGGTCTTCGGCGTCGGTGTCATCATCGGCACCGGCATCTTCGTACTGACCGGCACGGTCGCCAAGAACAACGCCGGGCCCGCCGTGGCCCTGGCCTTCGTCGTGGCCGGCGTGGTCTGCGCGCTCGCCGCGCTCTGCTACGCCGAGTTCGCGTCCACCGTGCCGGTGGCCGGTTCGGCGTACACCTTCTCCTACGCCTCGCTCGGTGAACTGCCCGCCTGGATCATCGGCTGGGACCTGGTCCTGGAGTTCGCGCTCGGCACGGCGGTGGTGGCCGTCGGCTGGTCGGGCTACATCCGTTCGCTGATGGACAACGCGGGCTGGCAGATGCCCGAGGCGCTGGCCGGGCGGGACGGGGCCGAGGGCTTCGGCTTCGACATCCTCGCCGCCGTCCTGGTGCTGGTCCTCACCGGCATCCTCGTCCTCGGCATGAAGCTGTCCGCGCGGGTCACCTCGCTCGTCGTCGCCATCAAGGTGACCGTCGTCCTCATCGTGATCGTCGCGGGCGCCTTCTTCGTCAAGGGCTCCAACTACGACCCGTTCGTCCCGGAGTCGAAGCCGGTGGAGGCGGGCGGGGGACTCGACTCCCCACTGATCCAGCTGATGTTCGGCTGGGCGCCGGCCAACTTCGGCGTGATGGGCATCTTCACCGCCGCCTCGGTCGTCTTCTTCGCCTTCATCGGCTTCGACATCGTCGCCACCGCCGCCGAGGAGACCAAGAACCCGCAGCGTGACATGCCCCGGGGCATCCTCGGTTCGCTCTTCATCTGCACCGCGCTCTACGTCGCCGTCTCGATCGTCGTCACCGGTATGCAGCACTACAGCGAGCTGTCCGTCGACGCGCCGCTCGCCGACGCGTTCAAGTCCACCGGGCACCCCTTCTTCGCGGGTGTGATCAGCTTCGGCGCCGCCGTCGGCCTGACCACCGTCTGCATGATCCTGCTGCTGGGCCAGACCCGGGTGTTCTTCGCGATGAGCCGCGACGGGCTGCTGCCGCGCTTCTTCTCCCGCGTCCACCCGAAGTTCCGGACGCCGTACCGGCCGACCATCCTGCTCGGCGTGATCATCGCGATCGTCGCCGGCTTCACCAGCCTGAGCGAGCTGGCGGAGCTGGTGAACATCGGCACCCTGTTCGCGTTCGTCGTCGTCGCGCTCAGCGTGATCATCCTGCGCCGCACCCGCCCCGACCTGCCCCGCGCCTTCCGCACTCCGCTGGTCCCGCTGCTGCCGATCGTCTCGGTCGCCGCCTCGCTGTGGCTGATGCTGAACCTGCCCGCCGAGACCTGGGTGCGGTTCGGCGTCTGGATGGCGATCGGCGTCGTCGTGTACTTCCTCTACAGCCGCACACACAGCCGCCTGGGCCGCGGCGAGGAGGCCCCGGCCGGCGGCCCGTCGAAGCCGTCCGGCGACGGCGGGGCCCCGTAACCCCGGGTCCGCCGTCCCGGCCCCGTACATCCCGTTCTGGCGGCGCGTACGGGGCCGGTTCTTCGGAGGGCGGGCCGGTTCTTCGGCGGGCAGGTCTCGTCGCCCGCCGAAGAACCGCGCGCACGGCTCTCCTGAGCCGGAACGCCTCCGGGTGTGGGTGAAGGCCACCCGGGTCCGCGGCACGCCGCAGTCGCCGGCGATGCGGGGTGACCGCCTCGACCACGGCTCGAACTGGTGGGCGGGTCGGCGCCGGAGTGTCCGGTGCAGGTGGGCCGGAGCGCCGTCACGCCGGACGGACCGTCCGCGGCCCCGTCACCCGAGCGCCCAGCTCCGTCACCCGGCGGCGCAGCTCGCGGTCGGCCGTCACCACCAGGACGGCACGGTCACCGGCGGCCTCTGCGACCAGCGCGACCATGTGGTCGTCCCCGCTGGCGGGCGCCGACTCCACCCGTACGCCGGGCACGGAACCCACTCCCCGGGCCGCGCCCTCGACGACGAGGACGACCTCCACCGGAGAGTCCAGCCCCGGCACCCCGTCCGCCGCCAGCCGGTCCCGCAGCCGCTCCGCGGCCCCCCGCCGGTCCCGCCACCAGCCGTCGGGAACCGACCCGACGACGTTCGCGGCGTCGACGATCACCAGGAGGGGGCCACTGTCGCTCATGAGGTCAGGGTCGCATGCGCCGGTCCACCCGGCCGGAGCGCGCCCGGACGTGGCCGCATAAAGTGATCAGGTGAACGGCGAGTGGCTCATACGCGGCCGGGACGGCCGACTCAGCGTCTACCAGAAGTCCGACGGTGCCGCCCTGTGCCGTGCGGAGCGGGCACCGGGCGGTTCCTGGGGCGTCCCGCGCAGGATCGGCGGTGACCAGCGGCTGCACCCCGTGGCGGCGGTCGGCCAGGGCACCGACGCCTACGCGCACCTGGTCGCCTGGCGGCCCACATCCCCCGGCGAGTCCGGCCTCGTGCACTGCACGCACTTCCGGCCGCTGCTGGCCGCCCTGGACTGGGCCTCGGTCGGCCACCCGGACGGCAAGGGCGACCGTACCGGCACGCCCGCCGTCGCCGTCGACCACCAGGGCCGTGCGCACATCTTCGTGCGCAACGGCGGCGGGGGGCTCAGCATGCGTGCCCAGAAGGAGAAGGGCGGCTGGGACCCGTGGCGCGACCTGAAGGGTGAACAGCTCCACGACGCGCCCGTCGCGGTGGTGGGCAGGGCCGGGCACATCGAGGCCTACGCCTCCCGCCCCGGCCATATCGTGCACTGGCGCCAGGAGGAGGTGGGCAAGCCCCTCCAGATGGAGGAGACGGTGGAGGCCGACGTCCGTCCGGACACCCTGCGCGCCCTGGCGACCTCCGACGAGAACACCACCCTGTTCTTCACCGACGCGTCCGGCGATCTGTGCGCCTGGCGCCCCGGAACCGAGCCCGTGGCCTTGGTCACCGCGGCGGGCCCCGGCCCGGTCGCGGCCGTCCGCTGCGAACTCGACGGCCACGACTGCACACTGCTGGCACAGCGCTCGGCCTCCGGCCGGATCGCCTTCGCGGCCTACCCCAGCGAACAGGAGACGGCCGGCGCCTGGTGGACCGAGTCGGGCCCGGTGCTGCCGGCCGACGCCACGGTGTCCCTCGCCCTGGACGCCGACGCCCGTGTGGTCGCGGCGATCCAGTCGCCGTCGACCGGGCAGCTGCTGCTGGCGAGGCGGAAGGACGAGGCGGGGCTGGCACTGGGGGCGTGGGAAGCGGTGTGAGGACCGGGCCCGGCGCGGACCGGCACCACGAGTGACGGAACGCCCGATGGGCCGTACCGAACGAATCCGGTACGGCCCATCGGTCTGTCGGGGCCGGAGCTACGCGGGAACCGAAGCCACCCCGGCGTCCAGGAACCGCTTCCCGTTCACCCGCTCGGAGACGCCCTCGCGGTCCAGGTACGGCGTGATGCCGCCCAGGTGGAAGGGCCAGCCGGCGCCGGTGATCAGGCAGAGGTCGATGTCCTGGGCCTCGGCGACGACGCCCTCGTCGAGCATCAGGCCGACCTCCTGGGCCACCGCGTCGAGCACCCGCGCCCGCACCTGCTCCTCCGTCAGGACGGTGTCGCCCTGCTTGAGGAGCGCGGCGACCTCCGGGTCCAGCTCGGGCTTGCCGCTGTCGTAGACGTAGAAGCCGCGCTTGCCGGCCTCGACGACCGCCTTGAGGTTCGGGGAGACCGTGAAGCGTTCCGGGAAGGCCCGGTTCAGGGTCTCGGAGACGTGCAGGCCGATCGCCGGGCCGACCAGCTCCAGCAGGACCAGCGGGGACATCGGCAGGCCGAGGGGTTCGACCGCCTTCTCCGCCACGTC carries:
- a CDS encoding sugar ABC transporter permease gives rise to the protein MSIDKTSTPAEDKTAENPAVASGAATAVDPRLLVREQGFAGYLGEFKRKMKAGDLGSIPVVAGLLIIWAIFTSLNSNFLTAGNFSNMSVTMVGTGMIAIGIVFVLLLGEIDLSVGSVSGVAGATFAVLNITHGMNEVLALVLAILTGTVAGAIHGFFFARIGVPAFAVTLAGLLFWQGFMLQILGSNGTINLNSDGLVVKLTSYYFSDVAAAYGLAIVVTAGYFVSAFFDNRRRAAAGVPSRPLNEVIVRTVLLAVLAFAVAIVFNQYKGLPLAVVIFLAFLLLTDFVLRRTSYGRKVFALGGSVEASRRAGINVELVRISVFAIAGTFAAIGGLFVASKIASANQGAGTGEFLMNVIAAAVIGGTSLFGGRGRTWDALLGVMVIVSIQYGLALEGIASPVQYMITGGVLLATVVIDAVTRKTQKTAGRA
- the dxs gene encoding 1-deoxy-D-xylulose-5-phosphate synthase: MPLLTRITGPRDLDRLSLEELGRLAEEIRTFLVDAVSKTGGHLGPNLGVVELTLALHRVFDSPKDKVLWDTGHQSYVHKLLTGRQDFSKLKMKGGLSGYPSQAESEHDVIENSHASTVLGWADGIAKANQVLDRDDHVVAVIGDGALTGGMAWEALNNIAAAKDRPLVIVVNDNERSYAPTIGGLANHLATLRTTDGYERFLARTKEVLERTPVVGRPLYDTLHGAKKGLKDFIAPQGMFEDLGLKYVGPIDGHDLEALESALTRAKRFGGPVIVHCLTEKGRGYQPALADEADRFHAVGKIHPDTGLPISTSGADWTSVFGDEMLKLGREREDVVAITAAMLQPVGLDKFAKAFPDRVYDVGIAEQHGAVSAAGLAHGGVHPVFAVYATFLNRAFDQVLMDVALHKCGVTFVLDRAGVTGTDGASHNGMWDMSILQVVPGLRLAAPRDADQVRAQLREAVEADDAPTVVRFSKGAVGPAVPAVGRVGGMDVLRAPGTDDPDVLLVSVGALAPMCLEVADLLDKQGISTTVVDPRWVKPVDEAMAPLAERHRVVVTVEDNSRVGGVGSAVAQALRDAGVDVPLRDFGIPPRFLDHASRAEVLAEIGLTAPDIARQVTGLVAKLDGRYERTGADVDSVEAARD
- a CDS encoding amino acid permease yields the protein MSSSSLFRTKKIEQSIRDTEEPEHALKKSLSALDLTVFGVGVIIGTGIFVLTGTVAKNNAGPAVALAFVVAGVVCALAALCYAEFASTVPVAGSAYTFSYASLGELPAWIIGWDLVLEFALGTAVVAVGWSGYIRSLMDNAGWQMPEALAGRDGAEGFGFDILAAVLVLVLTGILVLGMKLSARVTSLVVAIKVTVVLIVIVAGAFFVKGSNYDPFVPESKPVEAGGGLDSPLIQLMFGWAPANFGVMGIFTAASVVFFAFIGFDIVATAAEETKNPQRDMPRGILGSLFICTALYVAVSIVVTGMQHYSELSVDAPLADAFKSTGHPFFAGVISFGAAVGLTTVCMILLLGQTRVFFAMSRDGLLPRFFSRVHPKFRTPYRPTILLGVIIAIVAGFTSLSELAELVNIGTLFAFVVVALSVIILRRTRPDLPRAFRTPLVPLLPIVSVAASLWLMLNLPAETWVRFGVWMAIGVVVYFLYSRTHSRLGRGEEAPAGGPSKPSGDGGAP
- a CDS encoding NTP pyrophosphohydrolase, with translation MSDSGPLLVIVDAANVVGSVPDGWWRDRRGAAERLRDRLAADGVPGLDSPVEVVLVVEGAARGVGSVPGVRVESAPASGDDHMVALVAEAAGDRAVLVVTADRELRRRVTELGARVTGPRTVRPA